The stretch of DNA CAAACGGTTGACCAACATTGACCGCAGTCGCTTGCCCGATAGAACCATTGTCGTCGGGCTTCCCAGTACCGGCTACCGTATCAATGGTGGCTGCTAACAAAAGGTGGCCGTTCAAACCGACCACCCATGCAATCACACTCAATGCAATAATTTTCATCATCAGTTTCTAATCGTTGGTTAACTAAACAGCTTGGCAATCGGTTGTCCCTGATCAGTGATCGGAACGGGGCGATCACCAGCGTAAAGGTTCTTGCGATAGTCCACTCCCACGGCAGCACAAATCGTCGCGAAAAAATCAGGAACACTGACGGGATTGGAAATGATTCGTTTCGACAGTTCATCTGTCTCTCCCCATGCTCCTTGATGCGAAAGCCCACCACCGGCAAGCACACAAGTAAACGCGGTTCCTTGATGGCCGCGGCCACCGCCACTGTCAAACTCCGGTGGTCGGCCGAATTCGGTAGTGATCACGATCAACGTCTTATCGAGCAATTTTTTATTCTCGAGGTCGATCATCAATGTCGCGACCGCCGTGTCCAGCTCTTGAATCAAACGGTGCTGTTGTTCGATCCCCGCATTGTGAACATCCCAACCAGCGCCATTGAGGAAGTTTAGATTGTGAGAAACTTCAATGAACCGCACACCACGTTCGACCAATCGTCGGCTGAGCAGGCATCGCTGTCCAAATTCACCACCGTATTGTGATCTCAATTCACTTGGTTCGCGATCAAGATCGAACACCCGAGAAAAATCAGGGCCACTTAGCTTCAGACTTTGCTGGATCGCTGCGTCATAATCGAGCAACCGTTGTTGAGAAGTTGCATCACCGTTCTGGTTGAGCGCGTTCAAAAACTGTTCGCGCCGTGATTGTCGTTGATCTGATAAACCGTCGGGGCGACTCAAACCCGCTGGCCCGCGACTGGTGTCGGTCAAATACAAGTAACTATCACGAGCTCCTAAAAATCCGGGGCCACGTGTAACATTGGGGTAACCGATCAAAACGTATGGTGGAGCCACATCGCTAAGTGCACCACGCTCGTGAGCAACAATGGATCCGATAGATGGATACGTGATCGTGCCGCTAATTGAACGCCCGGTATGCATGCGGTTGGTAGCTGCGGCGTGTTCATCGATGACTTCGTGATGAACACTGCGGACGGCGGTTACGCGGTCCATCAACGGCGCCAAGTTAGACAAATGCTCACACACACGAACTTCAGGAACCGCAGTATCGATAGACGAATAATAGGAACCGGATCGCTTCGCTGCGGGGTCACCCTTGCGTTTGGGATCGAATGTATCGATTTGCCCCATCCCTCCACCAAGCCAAATCGAAATCACGTGCTCGGCGTTTCCGACAATCGAGGCATCAGACGATTCACCGTGAGCAAACGCAGGCAGCATTGAAAGCGCACCGGCGGCAAGAAGCTCACGACGACTTGGTGAATATTGATTCATCATGGGATCCAGACAAATTCACGGTGATTAAGGAGACTCCAGACAACGTCTTCGTAGACTTCACGCCATTCGGTTTCCAATCTCGGATCCGGCAATGGGCCCGATTGAACGCGGCGTTCATGCTCCACTTGAATCTCGTTGGCCTCAGGACGTAAATGATTAAACCAAGTCACCAAGGGCAGTGGTTTGAGTTGAACAAGTTCGGAAACATCCGGTTCGGCGATCAACCGCGACTCGAAACCGCTCGCGAGAGCGTGCACGAACGTGTCTCGCTCATCCGACGTTGGCAGGCGTCCAAGACACCGCAAGAACAATGATTCTACCAGAGAACTAGGTGAATCGGCTTCAAGAGCCAGTCTCGCCAACTCACTATCGTGTGATGCGCGCGCGAGCGTCATCACCAAAATTCCGTTGGCCAGGATCCCCGGCTGCAGCACATTGGGATCCGTCTCACGCTGAACAATCGGCATTTGTCTCGACCCGGTCCAACCGAACGCTTCAAGCACGTCGACAACGGCCCGTGCTTTCGGCAGGGATAAGCTTGGACGGTCCCGCTCATTCTTTAAGTCACCGAACATCCACGCACGGCGCGGCCGCCCTAGTGTTTGACGACTTCCCAGAGGTCGACGACCATCATGCACAAACGTTAGTTCTTCCACATCAATGGGTTGTCCCGCAGCATGATGCAATGAATCGACGACCTGTTCAGCGGTTAGGCGACGGCGTTCCGGAGCATTGAAGAACCGCAGTTCAGCCGCAACAGTCGCGTTGTTTCCAACCGCTTCACGCTGATACAGATCCGACGTCACGATCAACCGAACGATGTGCCGGAAATCGTAGTCATGCGAAACCAATTCGGCAGCAAGCCATTGAAGCAACTCGGGATGACTTGCTTGTCGACCTTCCCAATCGTGTACGGGTTCGACAATCCCCACACCAATCAACTGCTTCCAAATGCGATTGACCAACACTTGAGAAAACCTAGTATTCGACGGAGCAGTCACTAAAGCCGCTAGTCGTTCGCGAGTGTCGCTTGGTGTCATCATCAGTGCATCGATGTCTGGTCCGTCGTCAACGCCGGTTACGGAGGCGAAGGGCCACTTTGGCGTGACCGCTTCATCAGGTTTCAGGGTGACTTGGATCAATGATTCGCGATCTGTCTGGCTTTCAAAAAATGCTGCGGGAACTCGACTGGTTGAAGGAACGGTTACCGCCTTTCGATCCATCATTGCCGCGAGTGAGTAAAGGTCGCGTTGTGAGGTACTGTGGTACGGCGAGTCGTGGCAACGAGCACATTGCAGCTCAATCCCCAAGAACGCAGATGCAATCACATGACCTTTGGCAGCCATGGGAGCGTCATTCTCGGCAGCGATGCCAAAACCAGCGCTACCGCCTTCAGCGGCATCTCCACGCAACATAAGCAATTCGGTGACCATTCTATCGATCGGCTTGTTGTCGCGAAGTGAATCGTAGACAAACCATCGAAACGGACCGGTGCTGTTGAGCGAAGCGTTCAGCAGCGATGGATTCTCTGCCAGCAAGTCTTGCCAAAAGCCCATCCAATGGTCCGCAAACCTCGGGTCCTCAATCAGCTGATCAATCACACGTTGGCGTTTCTCAGAACGATGGTCGTCCAAGAAGCGTCTTGCTTCTTCTTGCGTTGGCGGGACGCCGATTGTGTCAAGAAAAACGCGACGCAAAAACTTCTCATCACCCGTCACGCGTGCGAGCGCGACATCAGTTTCCGCCAAAGGTGGCGATGGCCAAAGAGCACCATTGGCCACCCATCGTTCCAACGTAGCAATTTGGTCGTGAGAGAGTCCTTCATCGGTGGGCGGCATCGCCCCCTCGCGAATTTGGGAAATCAATTCGCTTGCATCAAGATCGCCAGGAACGACTGCTGGAATCTCCGATTCACCAGCCATCATCGCTGCTTCACGCGAATTGAGTTTCAAATCTCCTTTGTCCTTATCTCCATGGCAGCGAAAACACTGCTCGCGCAGCAAGGGCAGAACCTCACCGTGAAAGTGCTCAACTTGCTCGCTGTCAGATTCAGCCGAGGCGGCGAGCGATGCTTCGATTTTATCGCTGATGAATTGGTCGATCAAATTTTGGTCATTCGGATTTTGACCTTTCGGGGAACGTTCGAGATGTTGAACAGTGGGATACTGATTGGTGGGATGCTGATCGGCCCAAGGCTTCGTTGTTAGCGAATTTTGACTGACCCACTGACGAGCTTTTTCGTGCCTACGATTCCAAAAGGCATTTTGAGAATCCGCCGCTGCTCGTCGGCGATCGTCATCGAATTCGCTGATCGTCGATGCCAATCGCGTTAGCTCGGCCAGGACCGCTGAGTCCGTCAGTGACACTCGCCGCTCGTTCGCGGCAAGCACATCATACGACCGCCCATCTTCGCCCAGGATCGCGACGCAGACTTCGCCAGTCTCGGTTCTTCGGCCTTTCCCACCGACAACCCACTCCAATACGACTCGGCAACGGCGACTAGCTTCGTTTGAATCCGACGCAATCGTTGCTTCACCAAACACTTCTTGTTGTCGATAACCATGGGCTCTAACGCCAGGCAAAGGCGGACGAGCGACCGGAGCCATTTGCTCTTCACCATCAGGTGGACTCTTGGTTTGAGCTTCCGTCCTCGCCACTAATTCGCCATCGATCCACAACCTGCTTTGGTCTCGGACCCGCATCAGGAAACGGTTTGTACCAACCGGAAGATCAACGTCAGCCGCCATTCGTAACAACAAAGGCGCCTTCCAGCTTGAACGAATTCCCCATGCGTCGAATTGCTGCGGAAGCTGAGACATCACGAAACTGTCGCTGGTCCATCGCAACGTTTCATCGGGCCAGCTTTCACTCTTGTAAAGCCAGCGTTGATGAGTGGGCAAGCCTTCGCAAAGTTGCACTAGGACACGCCCTTCAGGCACGCCGCTGACGTCGGGCATCACCTCAGGCTGCAACACGGCGACTCGCGGTTCGCCCACACGTCGAAACTTGGCAGCGATTGTTTGATCATCAAGGACCTCACGATGAATCGCCACCGCGTCGATCAAACCTTTGAATCGGCTGCCGATACGAACTTCGTCATCATCGACAATCGGTGGTTCTTCCGTCGGCCCTCCCATATCCCATTTTCCATCGGTGGGTTCACCATTGATATAGCCACGAATCGAACCGGGGTCCCCGAAACGATACGTGACCGCGATATGGTGCCATCCGGTCGCCACAGGGAAACTTTGATTCGATGTCCATCGATGCCAATGCTTGTCACTCGCAGTCAACTTGGTTGCGAAAAGAAAACTGATGCTGGCTTGACTATTCTTTCCGACAATTCGCAGTGCCCAATTTTGGTTGTCACGCGAAAAGTTGGGGGAACCCGTTCTTCCTTTGCCGATCACATATCGCGGTTCACCATTGCGAATGTCATTCGGATTCACCCAGGCTTCGAGCGTGACCGAATCATCAGTGGTGAAATCGAAGACGCTATTCGCCCCAACATCTGGCACCGCTAGGTAACCGCCATCGATCTGCACGGCCGTATTGTTGTCGGCGAAGTCTGGAAATTCGGGCGGACGAGGTCCCGCCTGATCTCGCAGGACGTTCCCGTGGATCTTAAGCTCGGTCGCTTCTTCACTACTGAAGTCCCAGCGAACATCACCGGGATATTCTGCAACTGCGGGAACGACGCAAAACGTGCAACCGAAGATCAACGCGAGGGCGGCGTAACGCATTAGCTAATCAGCCCTTCAAAAACCTTGCCTTCGTTCAGATCGACTCGTTCAGGCCGTCCTTTGTGCATGTAAACGACCTTGGTGTGGTCCATTCCTAGCAAACCCATGATGGTCGCATGGATATCGTGGACATGCAGCTTGTCCTCGACCGCGTACAGTCCCAATTCGTCCGTCGCGCCGATCGTTTGCCCACCCTTCACGCCGCCACCGGCCATCCACATGGTAAACCCGGTTGGATTATGGTCCCGCCCAGTCCCTTTTTCGCTCATTGGCGTGCGTCCGAACTCGCCGCCCCAAATCACCAGAGTTTCATCGAGCAAACCGCGTTGCTTCAAGTCCGTGATTAAGCCTGCGATCGGCTGATCGACACCACCACAAAGTCGCGAGTGATTAGATTCAATATTGCTGTGAGCGTCCCACTTACTGCCGGCGCCCGAATACAACTGCACAAATCGCACACCACGTTCGACTAGCCGGCGAGCCAACAAGCACTGTTGCCCGTAGACCTCGGTTTCTTTCTTGTCGATTCCGTAGAGTTCTTTGATGTGTTTGGGTTCTTGTTCTATATCGATCGCCACGGGAGCATCGGCTTGCATCTTTGCAGCCATCTCATAGCTTTGAATCCTCGCGTCTAACTCGGTGTTCGATTCACGACCTTGATAGTGGCGGCGATTGAGTTGATTGATAAAGTCAAGTTTGCTTCGTTGCTGTAAAGCGGAGACATTCGTGGGATTGTGTAAGTTGCGAAGCGGTTCGGCTCCGGTTTCGAACAGAACACCTTGGTAACTCGAAGGCATGAAACCCGAACCCCAAATCCGGACTCCATTGACAACCATCGCGGCGCTATCTTTCATCACCACGAACGTGGGAAGAGAATCGGTCGCTTCGCCAAGACCGTATGAAACCCACGCCCCCAACGAAGGTCGACCACCAAAAACGGCCCCGGTGTTCATTTGACTCACACCACCAGCATGATTGATTCCGTCCGATACACAGGATCGAATCACGCACAATTCGTCGGCGATGCTGCTGTGTTGGGGCAACCAATCAGATATCCACAAGCCACTTTCGCCGTGTTGTGCCCACTTGCGTTTACACTCCAAAAGCGGCGAATGAGCTTCACCCATCGCGGTGACGGGACGGGTAAAACTATCCGGTAACGATTGGCCAGCGAGCTTGTTGACTTGCGGCTTTGGATCAAACAGGTCGATATGACTTGGCCCACCTTCCATGAACAACCAGATCACATTCTTGGCTTTGCCGAGTCGCTGCGGAATCTTGCTGGCCGCCGGATTTTCCGGACGAGCCGCAACGAGCGATTGCCCCGACATCGCGGCGTAGGCCAACGCTCCGAAACCACCGCCGGCGGCAGTTAGGAAATCGCGTCGTGATTGAGGTTGAATGATTTGGTTACACATGATCAATGCAAATACAGAAATTCGTTGGAATTGAATAACGCGTGACAGAAACTTGTTACCGCGCTTAACGTCTTCGCCGAGATGTCGGTGCTCTTAGGTTCCATTCGACGCAGCCATGCCGTATCGGGTGCAGGACGTTCACCATCGGTTCCCTTGAACGCCAAATCGATCAGCAGACCTTTGCCATCCTCGCGATCCACGGATAAGTTTGCGAATTGCCCGTCCCACTGGTGACCGTTTGCATCACGTCCTCCTAGGATCAGCTTGGACTTCGTGTTCTGAATTCCGCTGACCACTGCCGTATCCACCACAACCGTTTCAGGTTGAGCGTTTGGATTGGACAAATCATGTAACGAGAACGTTACCTTTCCGTTGGTAGGATTGTCCTCGGATGTGCTGGCTGAAATGGTCACGCTCACTTGGACGGGCTTGCCAAGCGGAAATTTCAATCCGGATGCGACAACTTCATACTTCGGTTCGTCTTGAAACGTTCGTCCCACCAACTGCACGATTAAGCTGCCGGGCTGATAGGCCGACTTCTGGCTCGTCACCCCGATGCTCCATCCTTCGGATTTGGTACTACCGTTCCAACGCGACAGCAATGTGTTCACACTGGCGTCGGGATACAAACGATCTAAAACCGTGATCGTCTTAACAGTGAATTCGTCACTAAGTTCGATACTCCCTTGCAAATGCAACCGCTCGAAGCGACTTCCAGGTTGAACCCAAAGAGCATTCTCACCCACGGACCTATCTTGGAACGCTGCAAAATACTGTGACACTGGGCGTAGCCCTGTTTCGCCGGGATACTTGTCTTCGACTTGGGGAGCATTCACTAACGAAGCTTGCTGACGGACAAATCCAATCGCGTCACTGATTTCGGAATCAGTCGCGTCACGACCATAGGCAAGCCGATACGCCATCCGAACGTTGTCATCTTCGAACTTGTCTTTACCGGCAAGCAAACGTTTTGCAAATGTTTCCGCTCGACTAAGCGTCCAAGCGCCGTTGACTAGCAGCAACGATTGCACCGGAGTGGTGGTCGAAGTTCGGTTGGGCGCTGACTCGAACCCCAGGGGTGCATCAAATCCGCACAGCATCTCGTCTGGTTTGTTGCGAAGTTTCTTCACGTACACGCTGCGATAGGGTGACGTACCGGCAACCGATGCTCCGCCATTTCGGTGTTTCAGCTCACCAGAAACTGCCAACATCGCGTCTCGCACTTGTTCCGCATCGAGTCGCTGCGGTGGGTAACGCCATAGCAACCGATTTTCAGGGTCGAGCTCGTTTTCCAAGGATGTTGGTTCGCGATGAGCAGTCTGACGATAGGCAGCACTGTTCATCATTAGTTCATGCAGAGGTTTTAACGTCCATCCACTTTCAATAAAACGTTGAGTCAACCAATCCAGCAATTCAGGATGACTTGGCAATTCGCCAAGCGTGCCAAAATCATTGGGAGTCGGTACGATTCCGGTCCCAAAGTGACGCTGCCAAATCCGGTTAACAATCACTCGAGTGGAAAGCGGGTTCTCGTCCCGCACAATCCAGTCCGCCAGTGCGGTTCGGCGACCCGTTGTCATTTGGGTTGGCGTGATCGTTGGAGGTGGTTCATTCATCAGTGCCAAGAACGATGGCTCTACCGCTTCCTTGGTTGTCCGTGTCATCAGATAGGTAGGTGCTGGCTCACAACTAACGTCAGTCGCGACAAAAGCGTCGGGAAGCGGATCTGGTTTGATCGCGTCGAACTGCTTCAATTGCGTCTCGAGTTCTTGATACCTTGCCAACTTCTCTGAATCTTTCTTCAGCTCTTTGGCATAGTCGAACTTACTGGCTGCACGTTGTGCCTGACGCTCCACGAGGTAGGACACCTGTTTCTCATAGGTAGTTTTTTCGGCTTCAGGCTTGAAGTAGATGGCTTGAACGTCGGGCGGAAACTGCTCGACGGTGTATTTTTGGTCCGCATCGAAACGTTCCTTTGCCAACGAATGAATTTCATCGCGAATCTCAGCCGTTGCATCCTCCCAAGCCGCGAACTTCTGGCGGTACGCTTCGATCTCTTCTTTTGTCGCTAACTCACGTTTCAACGGCCACGCGACGGATGACAAAAACGCCTGGAGACCGAAATAGTCTTTCTGCAAAATCGGGTCAAACTTGTGATCGTGGCATTGGGCGCATCCAATACCGATTCCGAGAAACGCTTCGCCCGTGACCCGAGTCATTTCATTGACGATCAGGTCCCACTGCATGACGGCATTGCGTTGGTTCCATTCATAGACTCCATGACGAAGGTACCCCGTACCGATAAACACATCGGGGTCGTTAGGAGCAATTTCATCGCCGGCAAGGTGCTCTCGCACCAATTGGCGGTAGGGCTTGTCATCATTGAGCGAAGCGATGACGTAATCACGGAACTTACCCGCACTGGGTCGAAACGCGTCCTCGTTGTAACCGTCGCTTTCGGCGAAACGAACCACATCAAGCCAGTGCTGAGCCCAACGTTCGCCGTACCGAGGGCTGTCGAGCAATTCTCGAATGAGACGCGGCCAAGCATCGGGCCGATCGTCATTCACAAATGCGTTCACTTGATCGGGCGTTGGCGGCAAGCCGTGAAGGTCAAAGTATGCGCGTCGAACCAACTCGATCCGACTAGCTTCGGCGGCAGGCTCGAGTCCTTCACTTTCAAGTTTACGCGCAATGAACCGATCAATCTCGTTGACCGCCCATCCATCGCCGCAATTGGGAACCGACGGATCGGCAACCGGTTGAATCGCCCACCAATCGCGATCCTCTTGCGTAAACTCTTTCTGGGAAGGACGAATGAGATGTTCTTTATCACTCGGCCACGGCGCTCCCATTTCCACCCAGCGTGTCAGCACTTCAATCGCCTGATCGCCAAGTTGCTTGCTCGGTGGCATCTCGAACGAGTCGTAGTTGATCGCTTCCACCAGCAAGCTCTCGTCTACTTGGCCTGGCACAACCGCTTGGCCGCTTTCACCACCCTGCAACATCATCGCTAACGAATCGAGTCGCAGGTCACCTTCCTGTTTATCCTCGCCGTGGCATGAAACGCAGTTAGCGGCCAGCAACGGGCGAACTTCATTCTCGAAAAAATTCTGGTGTTCGATATCACTAGGGTTAGCAGCATATGCCAACGCCGAAGCGAAACCGAATCCGAGAAAAGCTACACAACGATAGTTCATCTTGCATCTCTCATTTGGGGATCCAACGCAGGCAATCCACCTATGAACACAGGATCGACAAAGTTTCCGTCGTCCATTGCATCTTGTAAGAAAAGTCCTTCGACCGATTCGTTCTCGGCATAGCCCAAGTCGGACAAGTCGATACCGACGGCCAAACCACGAAAACGCATGGTTTGCTTTCTTGGAATCGTTTTCAAACGGTTCCAAGAATCAAGTGAATCAGCAACCTCGGTGGTGAAATGAACGTGGAAGCTTCGAAGCTCCATTGCCTCGGGCGACTCCATGGTCAGATCGTATTTGCGGATGGTGTGAGATCGAAGACCATCACGAAACGCCAGCGGGCTAACATGGAAAGCATCACCATCCATCGGGTTGCCAAATGTTTGCAGATCGAAGAAGACCACATCGGCACCAGGTCCATTTCGAACAGGTCGTTCAAAGCCAATCGCCATACCCGGAGTCCCACCGGTATCGAGCATTTCAGGATCGCTTGTTAGTGGTTCCACACTTCCGCCCGGGTTGATTGCTCCCGTGACAAGACTGCGATCCGAAGCGACTTCCATTCGCGAATCGGGCAACTGCTCACGGCCACACAAAAACGCCACTGATGTTGTTGAATGAAACCAAGTTAATCGCGACGCAATCAAATCATTGACGTCAATGGTTTCGGACCGTCCACCGCGCTGCACGGTAACACTGGTCAAAAGATCGGCACCGCCATCAACCGTAGTCGCCTGATACGAAACCACTCGGTCGGGCAAACGACGCCGATAGCCACTCGCATCAAAAGGAACCGCTACGGTATCAAACGCGCCTTCGGTCGCAAATTTCCCTGCCTGACCATCGGTCAAACGTTTCTGAGAATCTGCTTCAGGACGACCGAGGGGATAAACGTCCGCCTCACCCTCAATCACATGCACTTCGGTTTCACTCGTTTCGGCCACACTGACAGAAAACCGAGTCCCACGATCAACCACTCGTGTCATCGGAGTATCAATGCGAAACCCTTCGGCGCCATCGGGTGCGTGAACCGAGCACCGACCGACGTCTAACGCCAAACTTTCATCTGAGGTCACTCGAAATACCGCCGGCCCTTCGAGAATCGCGGATGCCCCCGCGGGGAATGCAACCTCGATCAATCCACCGGTCAAGACATACTCTCGCCCCACTGAAAGAATCGAATTCACCGGCGGTGGCAGCTCACCAAAAAATCTTGCCTGCGATGCACTCGCCAACCTCACTCGACTTGTCGCGGGCGGATCCACGACGGCGACTGGATCATGTGATTGCCAGTAGGAAACGCCCACCAGTAAAACCAATACGGCAGCGGCAGCGAGCAACCACCGAACGACCGGCAATCGGCGTTCGACGGACACACCCGCACGATCGACGCGTGACATGACACTGCCGACAAACTCGCCGTGGTTGGCCGGCAATTTTGACATCGTCTGACGTACAAACTCGTTCCGTTGCGTTGAATGCTCTTGCACCGTCAATCCTAGAAGGCGGTGCGTTTGATAGAGGTCAGCCGCCTTCGCTAGCAGTTCATCGTCGGTGCTCAACAATTCGCGGAGGCTGGCCATGCCGTCGTCATCCAACTCTCCTTCGAGAAAATCGGTCCACAAATCTGCAAAGCGATCTTGTGAATTCACGATGCACCTCCTTCAAGCATTTCCATCCGAGCCTCTACGCACTTTTGCAACTGTTGCCTGATTTTCCAAAGCTGCTTCTTGACTGCCGCAACCGAACGCCCACTTCGTCGAGACATCTCGTCGAGGGGAATTTCTTCGTCATACCGCCAAGCAACGAAACACCGCGACTGCTCGGCCAGAGCTTCTAGACACTCGGTCAACGATTCAAACTGGATCGCACAGTGGTCCGGTGGATCGTCACAACGACGATCGAGTTCCCGCCTCAGCAAATCCGGCCCAAATCGAGAGTGATAATCAGCGATACGCCGTAACCGTGTTGTTTCAGTTCGCAATTGAAACCGAGCGATCGTGAACAACC from Rubripirellula amarantea encodes:
- a CDS encoding sigma-70 family RNA polymerase sigma factor, with amino-acid sequence MNDSDPNIDDLLTRVLRGETSAFEGIVRRFERPLRAWFAAHAPPGVDVDEIAQRSFVAAFTRLPEYELGTNFAGWLFTIARFQLRTETTRLRRIADYHSRFGPDLLRRELDRRCDDPPDHCAIQFESLTECLEALAEQSRCFVAWRYDEEIPLDEMSRRSGRSVAAVKKQLWKIRQQLQKCVEARMEMLEGGAS